One Megasphaera elsdenii DSM 20460 genomic window carries:
- the ilvB gene encoding biosynthetic-type acetolactate synthase large subunit → MKMTGAQAVIECLKREQVQVVFGYPGGAVLTLYDELYKAKFPHILTGHEQGAVHAADGYARATGKPGVCFATSGPGVCNMVTGIATANMDSIPLVVISGQVATPLIGRDSFQEADISGITTPITKHNYLVKNVKELPRVLKEAFYIATTGRPGPVLVDIAKDVFDTPFEFEYPEEVHLRGYQGCHVGREADVDRAVEAIEKAKRPVILTGGGVVLSNMSDRLKHIVQQMHVPVVTTLMGKGCVPDTYDAHLGMVGMHGSYAANMAVTKCDLLVAIGARFDDRVTGDVENFAPNAQIVHFDIDKVEINKIVHADISVNGDLRWSLPLLDEKLAAHETHLADRYEAWRIFVLDMKAAHPFATRDLADAVSPQKLFEEVQKWTDDDTIVVTDVGQHQMWAAQFFDLNKPRRFVTSGGLGTMGYGLPAAMGAKLGCPKSKVVLFTGDGSIMMNCQEFATLHKYGVDVKTIVLHNNVLGMVNQWQRMFYNGHCAESVINDNPDLTAVSASMGVPGTAVHKPEDLAKAVENLFQTEGPALLDVFIPADENVYPMVPGGKRLDQMVLGGEGK, encoded by the coding sequence ATGAAAATGACCGGAGCACAAGCAGTGATCGAATGCTTGAAACGTGAACAGGTACAAGTCGTCTTCGGCTATCCCGGCGGGGCTGTCCTGACGTTATATGATGAATTATATAAAGCCAAATTTCCCCATATCCTGACAGGACACGAACAGGGAGCTGTCCACGCCGCTGACGGCTATGCCCGTGCCACGGGTAAGCCCGGTGTCTGCTTTGCTACGTCCGGACCTGGCGTCTGCAACATGGTTACCGGCATTGCCACGGCCAACATGGATTCCATTCCTCTCGTCGTCATCAGCGGCCAGGTGGCTACGCCTCTCATCGGGCGCGACTCCTTCCAGGAAGCTGATATTTCCGGTATTACCACACCGATTACGAAACACAACTATTTAGTAAAGAACGTCAAGGAATTGCCCCGGGTCTTGAAAGAAGCCTTTTACATCGCAACTACAGGCCGGCCCGGGCCGGTCCTTGTCGATATTGCCAAGGATGTATTCGATACACCTTTTGAATTTGAATATCCCGAAGAAGTTCATCTGCGCGGCTATCAAGGTTGTCACGTCGGCCGTGAAGCCGATGTCGACCGCGCTGTCGAAGCCATTGAAAAGGCCAAGCGCCCGGTCATCCTTACCGGTGGCGGCGTCGTCCTTTCCAACATGTCGGATCGGTTGAAACACATTGTCCAGCAAATGCATGTCCCTGTCGTGACGACGCTCATGGGCAAGGGCTGCGTCCCCGACACGTATGACGCCCACTTGGGCATGGTCGGCATGCACGGCTCCTATGCGGCCAACATGGCTGTTACCAAATGCGACCTCTTAGTCGCTATCGGCGCCCGTTTCGACGACCGTGTCACAGGCGACGTCGAAAATTTCGCACCGAACGCGCAGATCGTTCACTTCGATATCGATAAAGTAGAAATCAACAAGATTGTCCACGCTGACATCAGCGTCAACGGTGACCTCCGCTGGTCCCTGCCGCTCCTCGACGAAAAGCTGGCGGCCCATGAAACGCACCTGGCTGACCGCTACGAAGCATGGCGGATTTTCGTCCTCGATATGAAGGCCGCTCATCCCTTCGCCACGCGGGACCTTGCCGATGCCGTTTCGCCGCAGAAGCTCTTTGAAGAAGTCCAGAAATGGACTGATGATGACACGATTGTCGTCACCGACGTCGGCCAGCACCAGATGTGGGCGGCTCAGTTCTTTGACCTGAACAAGCCCCGCCGCTTCGTCACCTCTGGCGGCTTAGGCACCATGGGCTATGGCCTGCCGGCTGCTATGGGAGCTAAATTAGGCTGTCCCAAGTCGAAAGTCGTCTTATTCACTGGTGATGGCAGTATCATGATGAACTGCCAGGAATTTGCAACCCTCCATAAATATGGCGTCGATGTCAAGACCATCGTCCTCCACAACAATGTCCTGGGCATGGTCAATCAGTGGCAGCGCATGTTCTACAACGGCCACTGTGCCGAATCCGTCATCAACGATAATCCCGATTTGACGGCCGTATCGGCATCCATGGGGGTCCCCGGGACAGCCGTCCATAAGCCGGAAGACCTGGCCAAAGCCGTAGAAAACTTGTTCCAGACAGAAGGTCCGGCACTGCTCGATGTCTTCATTCCGGCCGATGAAAATGTCTATCCCATGGTTCCCGGCGGTAAGCGCCTGGACCAGATGGTGTTGGGAGGTGAAGGGAAATGA
- the ilvC gene encoding ketol-acid reductoisomerase, with protein sequence MAKVFYDQDVNWDVMKGKKVAVVGYGSQGHAHALNLKDSGVDVVVGLYEGSKSAAKAREAGLEVKTVAEAVKDADVTMVLIPDEKQADVYATEIAPNLKSGSALAFAHGFNVHFKQIVPPADVDVFMVAPKGPGHLVRRTFVEGGGVPDVFAVEQDASGKCFDLALAYARGIGGTRAGVIQTTFQEETETDLFGEQAVLCGGICQLITNGFETLCEAGYQPEIAYFETFHEMKLIVDLMYEGGMAKMRKSISDTAEYGDYTAGPRVVTQESKKAMKEVLNDIQSGAFAKDWLLENKAGGRAHFLAMRRQHAEHPLEQVGEKLRAMMPWLHNNDQND encoded by the coding sequence ATGGCAAAAGTATTTTATGATCAGGACGTAAATTGGGACGTTATGAAAGGCAAAAAAGTGGCTGTCGTTGGTTATGGCAGCCAGGGTCATGCTCATGCCTTGAACCTCAAAGACAGCGGCGTCGACGTTGTCGTTGGCTTGTATGAAGGCAGCAAATCGGCAGCTAAAGCCAGAGAAGCCGGCCTCGAAGTCAAGACCGTTGCCGAAGCTGTCAAAGATGCTGACGTCACGATGGTCCTCATTCCGGACGAAAAACAGGCTGACGTATATGCAACGGAAATCGCTCCGAACTTGAAATCCGGCAGTGCCCTCGCTTTTGCACACGGCTTCAACGTTCACTTCAAACAGATTGTTCCGCCGGCTGATGTCGACGTCTTCATGGTTGCTCCGAAGGGTCCGGGCCATCTCGTCCGCCGTACGTTCGTAGAAGGCGGCGGCGTCCCCGACGTATTCGCTGTTGAACAGGATGCTTCCGGAAAATGTTTCGACCTCGCCCTGGCTTATGCCCGCGGTATCGGCGGTACGCGTGCCGGCGTCATCCAGACGACCTTCCAGGAAGAAACGGAAACGGACCTCTTCGGTGAACAGGCAGTCCTCTGCGGCGGTATCTGCCAGCTCATCACCAACGGTTTCGAAACCCTCTGCGAAGCTGGTTATCAGCCGGAAATCGCTTACTTTGAAACCTTCCATGAAATGAAATTGATTGTCGACCTCATGTATGAAGGCGGAATGGCTAAGATGCGCAAATCCATCAGCGACACCGCTGAATATGGCGATTACACCGCTGGTCCGCGTGTCGTAACCCAGGAATCGAAAAAAGCCATGAAAGAAGTCTTGAACGACATCCAGTCCGGCGCCTTCGCCAAAGATTGGCTCCTCGAAAACAAAGCCGGTGGCCGCGCTCACTTCCTCGCTATGCGCCGTCAGCACGCTGAACATCCGCTCGAACAGGTCGGCGAAAAACTCCGTGCTATGATGCCGTGGCTCCATAACAACGACCAGAACGACTAA